The DNA sequence AGGTCGCGGAGCTCCGCGAGTTCCACGCGGAGGCCGAGCGGCTCGGCCTCGCCGGCCGCTCCGAATGGCTGGATGCGGACGCCGTACGGGCCGAGGTCGACTCCCCGACCTTCCTCGGCGGGATCTGGGACCGCGACGGCGTCGCCATGCTCAACCCGGCGAAGCTCGCCTGGGGCCTGAAGCGGGCCTGCCTGGAGCTGGGCGTACGGATCTACGAGAACACGCGCGGGCTGGACCTGACCGGCTCGGGAGCCGGGATGGCCGTGCGCACCCCGTACGGGCGGATCTTCGCCCGCCGGGTCGCGCTGGGCACCAACATCTTCCCGTCGCTGGTCAAGCGGGTGCGCCCGCTGACCGTCCCGGTCTACGACTACGCGCTGATGACCGAGCAGCTCTCCGAGGAGCAGCTCGCCTCGATCGGCTGGAAGAACCGGCAGGGACTCGGCGACAGCGCCAACCAGTTCCACTACTTCCGGATCACCCCCGACCGGCGGATCCTGTGGGGCGGCTACGACGCGATCTACCCGTACGGCGGCAAGCTCGACGCCGAGCACGACCACCGGCCCGAGACGTACCTCAAGCTCGCCGAGCACTTCTTCACCTGCTTCCCGCAGCTGGAAGGGGTGAAATTCAGCCACGCCTGGGGCGGGGCGATCGACACCTGCTCGCGCTTCTCGGCCTTCTTCGGCACCGCGCACGCGGGCAAGGTGGCCTACGCGGCCGGGTACACCGGGCTCGGCGTCGGGGCCACCCGCTTCGGCGCCGACGTGATGCTCGACCTCCTGGC is a window from the Streptomyces sp. NBC_01244 genome containing:
- a CDS encoding NAD(P)/FAD-dependent oxidoreductase, producing the protein MAPDAMRTAARSLSEAKPVSYWLDDPGKPAAEPALTGDEHCDLLVIGGGYSGLWTALLAKERDPARDVVLIEGHEAGWAASGRNGGFCAASLTHGLANGMARWPDELATLEDLGARNLDAIEEAVARYGIDCDFERSGEIDVATEPHQVAELREFHAEAERLGLAGRSEWLDADAVRAEVDSPTFLGGIWDRDGVAMLNPAKLAWGLKRACLELGVRIYENTRGLDLTGSGAGMAVRTPYGRIFARRVALGTNIFPSLVKRVRPLTVPVYDYALMTEQLSEEQLASIGWKNRQGLGDSANQFHYFRITPDRRILWGGYDAIYPYGGKLDAEHDHRPETYLKLAEHFFTCFPQLEGVKFSHAWGGAIDTCSRFSAFFGTAHAGKVAYAAGYTGLGVGATRFGADVMLDLLAGEKTERTELEMVRSKPMPFPPEPFAWTGITMTKWSLARADRLGGHRNLWLKTLDRLGLGFDS